The Chryseolinea soli nucleotide sequence GCTGACGGAGGCGATGATGGGTTGTTTGCCCAGTTCGGTTTCGTTGTCGCTGTGCCAGGCCACGGAATCGTTGCCATCGCGGTAGTAGTTGAGGAGGACGCTGTTGAAGCGGATGTGGGCCAGTGGTTCGATGCGTTCTTTGATGGCCAGCAATTCGGGCGTCCAGGGGTGGGGTTGGAAACGGGTGCCGGTGTAGGCATAGTTTTTTCCGGAGTCGCCAAACCAGGCGGTGAGGCGGGGGGTGATGACCGGCTTGCCATACATCACGACTGTGCGTTGTTCCCAGGGGATGGTGGCGATGAATTTTTGGAGGTAGTGGGCGCTTTCGGTGTTGGTGAAAAGTTGAGGGGTGTAGGCCACGAGGTCATCGGGCAGACCGGTGCTTATTCCGCTTTCGCCAAACATGTTCAATTGGTCCATCCCAGGTTAACTGAAAAGGAGAGGAATTGGTTGCGGCGTTTTTGCGGGGTTGGGGTGGCGAACAGGGCCTGCTTGCGTGAAGGATGGGAGTGGAAAGCCCGGAGTGCGGTGGGGAAAGGGGAGAAGGATTTGTTGGTGGGACACCAACAATGGGTTTGATCGGGTCTTGAAATGGGGGGACTAAGGGGTAGGCGGACTTGTAACGGACAGCCTGACCCCGGCGGGCGGGATGCGGGTGGAAAGAAGGGGGCACGCCCGCCCGGGATTTAAAAACGCTTAAAAAAGTGGTCTTCCGGATAGTGGTGGCACCACACTTACCTGTCTCTAGACGGATTATTAGGGTTAAAAAACGTTAATTTGGTTTTACGTTACAAAGGGATGGTGACTTTGCCCGAGGAGGATATGATCAGGGCCATTCGTGATGGCGATAAGGTCGCTTTTCAGCAGGTGTTTTATGCTTGCTACGATGGCCTGTGTCAGTATGCCTGCACGATGCTGAAGGATATGGACGAGGCCGAGGATGTGGTGCAAGCCATGTTTGTGAAGGTTTGGGAGAAGCGCGAGAGCCTGGGGATCCAGACGTCGATGCGGTCGTATTTGTTCCGGTCGGTGTATCACCAATGCCTGAACCAGTTGGAGCACCGTGCCATCAAGTGGAAGCACCAGGAGCAGGGCGCCTACGACAAACTGGGCGAGGTGCAACAACCCGAAGTGTTCCCGGAAGAATTGGAGGAGCGCATCAAGGCGGCCATCGGCGAACTGCCAGAGCAGTGCCGGATCATTTTTATGATGAGCCGTTATGAGGAGATGAAGTATGCCGAGATTGCGGCCCGGATGAACTTGTCGGTGAACACGATCGAGAACCAGGTGAGCAAGGCATTGAAAATTTTGAGAGGGCGGTTAAAAGATAATTTTGTTTAACATGAAAATCTGTGTCGCGTGATGAAGGAAAATGAAAGCGCCATAACCGATGAGCTGATCGTGCGGTATCTCGCCGGCGAAGCTTCCCCCGAAGAGGCGATGGCTGTGCAGGATGCATTGACGGATTTGAAATTCCAGTCGCGCTTTGCCGCACTGCAGAGCACGTGGGCGGCCACCCACCCGGGGAAAACAACACACCAAGTTTACGCAGCCGAAGCCTGGCTGGCCATCGAGGACCGGCTGACGCGGCGACCACTTCAAAAAGTAAAGACCTCGCCGGAAGAAAAAAAGTCGCGTGCGTTGCGCTTCAGTCATCGCGCGTTCCGCATAGCCGCGTCGTTGCTGTTGCTGGCGATAGCGGGCGTTGTGCTGTATAACATGCTGACCTCGCCGGATGAGGCGTTGACCTATGTGACCACCCAGGGAAAAGTGCAGCATGTGGACCTGCCGGACCAATCGGTGGCCACCGTGTTTCGAAACAGCAAGCTCTCGTATGCCGCCGATTTCAACAGCCACCACCGCGAAGTTTCGTTGCTGGAAGGCGAGGTGTTTTTCAACGTGACCCACGACCGCAAACACCCGTTTATCATTCACACCGCGGTGGCCGATATCAAAGTGATTGGCACAGCCTTTAACGTGACGTTGAACGGCGATGCCGTGGAGGTGTCGGTGAAGGAGGGTAAGGTGCAGGTCTATACGAAAACCGACAGCACCTTCCTGGAGGCCGGCGTGACGGGGGTGGCCCAAAAGGCCGGTCTCATCCAAACCCAGGACTCCGTGAACAGCAACGCCTGGGGCTATGCCACACACCGGTTTGTATTTAAAGACACCCCCCTGCGCGAAGTGATTCGCGACCTGGAAAAGGCCTATCCGTATACCATAAACGTATCGGACCAAGCCATTAATAATTGCAGGCTAACGGCTACTTTTGAGAATGATTCTGCCGAAAATCTGCTAAATTTAATGGCGGAATCTTTAAACCTTTCCGTAACAAGCAGTGGAGGCGTCTATACATTGGAGGGCGAAGGCTGCCCGTAATCTTCTGGTTGCGGCCATGGTGATCTGGATATCGGCAGATGTCCGGGGACAGGCCGTGGACGATATTCTGACAAAAGGAATCTCCCTTTCCTATCAAGACAAACGTTTTCATGACGTGGTGGAAGACCTGGAACGTGTGACAGGCCTTCATTTTATTTATAGCTCCGACAAGATCGAAGTAAACGGCCGCGTTACGCTGTCGGCCCACCGCCACTCGCTCGATGAAGTGCTGGCGCAGTTAGGCAAGCAAATGAACCTGGCGTTTAAAGTCCAGGGCAAGTATGTGGTGATCAAAACCCTTCCGCCTGCACCCGTAATTTCAAAATCCATTGTCCCTGCAACGCCTGCTCGCGTCAGTGAACCGGTAGAAGATCTTCAGTACACCACTTCGCTTATCGCGAACCCATCCTTCGATACGCGCGATTTTTCTGCGGCAACACTGTCTTATCCACAAGTGAAAAAAGATCTGCAAACGTTGCAAGTATATTTTGATTCGGATCTGCTGCAAAAAATTCCGCCGCAATACATTCGCCGGATCGGGCAGCGTCAGCGGCTGGGCTGGTTTGCCAGCGGTGGGTTTATGATGAATGACTACTCGATCGGCGCGGTGTTCCAGGCCGGGATGCGTTCGCTTTATTTTGTGATGGGCTCCAGTTGGATGACCGACAGCCGATACCACGGGTCTTATGGCCTAGGATCGTCGATAAAAATTGCCCGTAATTTCTCCGTCAATCCGGCCCTCACGTTTTCGCCGATGAAGGAGACCAACAAGCATACCACCAACTTCTATGGGCACAAAGTGGACGAAAATGTGCAACTCAAGGCGGGTCACTGGCAGATGAAATGGATGGTGCAGTATGCGCTGGGCCGTCATATCAATCTTAATTTCGGCCCGACCATTAACCGGCTGCACACCTCCTTTACGACAAAGGATGTGAGTCTGTCGCGCTACACACAGGTGGCGGGTTTTGTGGGAGACCCGCAAGGTTTTTCGGCCTATGGCCGCGAGCCCGCGACGCAGCCGATGGTGACCACCGTGATCGTTGTGGATAGTCATCAAAAGCAATATCAAACCCTGCAATATTGGGTGGGCTGGGAGGCCAGCGTTTCTTACCGCATAAATTTTTCGGGCCGCCGATAGTGGCAAGTCTTCTTTCGCCTGTCTCTGGGATGTGAGCGAGTGCCCACAGCATATCCAAACTTAAAACAGACTGACAGGTGAACTTACAATCACATCTACGAGATGCCCTCTGGGTCCTATTTACGTTTACGATCATGGGACTGTGCTTTGCGGTTCAGCAATGGGAGGACAGAAGATTTTCCGTCGAGTGCATCACGGCGGAAGTGCAGGACCTGTACCGCCTCGATGCGCGGCAGGCCAAGAGGATCCAAGAGATCAACTACGACTTTTATGACCGTGTGAGCAAGGCCTCGTTCCATTATCTCCTCAACGAAGAAGCTTGCGAAAAAGAAATCGAACGGTTAACCCTCGAGAAGAATGAGGCGGTGATGAGCGTTGTCAAACATCGCATGAGCCATCGAACGGTGGGAACGGAAGTGGGGTTGCAGTGAGACCTGCGAACCGCCCCGCCTTCGCTAAAGCTCCGTCTTCGCTAAAGCTACGACGGGCAAGTCGGCGGGCACTGAGAGGGGCAGGTCGGTAGTATTCTTTTTTTTTGCTTCTTTTCTAGCCCGCTGAGGCTTTAGCGAAAGCGAGGGCGGTTCAGTCTCCACGGCCTGATCGATGGGATCATTACCACAATCAAAATAGCTTGAGTTGATCTTTGTCTGCGGGAGGCTTTGCTTTTCCAAAGACCGTGCGGCCCCCGTGCTTGTAGGACTCGGCCCGCTCTTGGGCGATCACTTTATCGAATGCTCCGGGATCGGGTTCGAAATCTTGCTCCATCCGCTGCGCCACCACCGTCAGACTTTTTATGGCGGCTTGTTTGTCGGCGTCGCCGATCTTTGCTTTCTCTACGGATGTCTTCAGAATGTTGATGGTCTCGTCATAGACCTTGGTGGGAACCGGGAACGGGTGGCCGTCTTTGCCACCGTGTGCAAAAGAAAACCGCGCGGGATCGGTGAACCGCGACGGCGCACCGTAGATCACTTCGCTGACCAACGCCAGCGATTGGATCGTGCGCGGGCCGACGCCTTCCAATAGCAGCAGCGATTCGAAGTCAAGCAGCGACCGGTCTTGCGCCAGGTTCAAAACACTTCCCAGCCGCTTGAGATTAACATCTTTCGCCCGGACATCATGGTGCGAGGGCATCACGATGCGCTGGATCTCCGGCAACATCACCGAGGGTTTTTCTTTCACGATCTCCAGCATCGAAGCCTTGGCACGGGCAGCCTCCACGTCGGTCATGTTGAGGATCTCGCCTTGATTTTTTCCGTAGATGAACGTGTGCGGATTTTCGACAAACGACTTGACTTTCTCCGAATGCCAGTGATAGCGGCGGGCCATGCCGTTGGCATCGTTCATGCCCTGTTGCACCACCGTCCATTCGCCGGTGTCGGAAACCACGAACGTGTGAAGATAGAGCTGAAACCCATCCTGGATGGCCGTGTTGTCTACCTTGGCCGTGAGCTTACTGCTCCGGACCAGCGCATCACCGTCCAACCCGGTCTTGTCGGAAAGTTGCATCAACTCCAAGGGCGTTTGCCGCGAGTGTCGTCCCTTGCCGCCACAGATATAAATTCCCAGATCTTTAAATTTCGGATTGACGGCGCGCTTCAGAGCCCCCATCACCGACGTGGTGATCCCCGACGAATGCCAATCCATCCCCAGCACACACCCAAACGCCTGAAACCAAAACGGGTCACTCAACCGGCTTAACACCGCCCCCTTTCCATACTCCAGCACGATCGACTCCACAATCGCCCCGCCCAGCAAGCTCATCCGCTGCGCCAACCAAGGCGGCACCTGCCCATAATGCAAAGGCAGATCCGCAGAACGTACGTTATTAAAATGCAGCTTCGGCATAGCTCAAAGATACCTGTAGATCACCCCAAATCCCACCTTGCCCAACAAAAGCAGACCCCTTAAAAGTGCCTCAAACACTTGTAAAATTAAGTTTGACAAAATAAAAGTCCCCGCACTCAAAGCACGAATGGATGTTCCAACCAAATCACAGAGCATTTTGTAGCACCATCAGAGCTTTCCCTACGCATACAAAATCCAAAAAACATCCTATTTTTGATTCCACCGAACAAAGAGCACAAGCCAAAAGCAGCACACGACCTGGATAACCAAAAAAAACTCCTGGCTTCTGACTTCTGGCTCCTCAAGACAACTCCCAACACCGAACAAAACCATCGCTTGCCCCAGGCCCATCCTAACCAGCCTCCTCCAACCCCATATGACCGCCCCAACCCAAACGCTCGCGCTAAACAACCCGAAGATCATCCGCGCCTGGTACATGTACGACTGGGCCAATTCTGTTTATTCGCTCGTCATCGCCACCGCGATCTTCCCCATCTACTACAAGGCGGTTGCCGTGGATGGCAACGGGAGCGACATGGTGAACTTCCTGGGATTCACCATTCAGAATTCCGTGTTGTACTCTTATGCCTTATCGTTTTCCTTTCTCGTCGTGGCCGCGATGTTGCCTTTGCTATCCGGTGCTGCCGATTACATTGGCAACAAGAAGATCTTTATGAAATGTTTTGTGTGGTTGGGCAGCATGGGCTGCATCGGTCTTTTCTTTTTTGATGATATCACGATGTTGGGATGGGGCATTTTTTGCTCTATCGTCGCCAGCATTGGCTATTCCGGTAGCCTGGTGTTCTACGATGCCTTTTTGCCGGAGATCGTCACCGAAGATCGCTATGACGTGACCAGCGCACGGGGCTATTCCATGGGGTATTATGGCGGCGTGCTGCTCATGGTGATCTGCCTGGTCTTGATCATGAATGCGCAGGCCTTCGGGCTGGGGGCCACGCCCGGCGAAGCCAGCACATTGGCCACGAAAATATCGTTCATATTGGTCGGGCTTTGGTGGATCGGATTTTCACAAATACCGTTCCGCGTGCTGCCCGACAACCCCTTCAACAAAAAGCCTACCGGCAACATCTGGACCAACGGATACAAGGAAATACGGAGCGTTTGGAGAAGCCTGGAATATCAACCGCAGTTGAAGCGCTACTTGTTTGCATTCTTCTTCTACAACATGGGCGTGCAAGCCGTGATGTACCTGGCCACGTTGTTTGGAACGGATGTGCTCCATTTAAAAGATCAAAGTCTTATCGCCATCGTGGTCATCATTCAAATCGTTGGTGCAATGGGAGCCTATTTGTTCGCGCGTTTGTCGCGCCGGTTAGGCAACCGTCTTTCGTTGTTGGTGATGATCGTGATTTGGATCGGGGTGTGCATCTCGGCCTACCTCATTACCACGGAATATCAATTCTATGGACTGGCCTTTGTGGTGGGCATGGTGATGGGGGGCATTCAATCGCTGTCGCGCGCAACCTACTCCAAGCTGATCCCACAAAACACCACGGACCACGCTTCCTACTTCAGTTTCTATGATGTTACCTACAACGTCTCGATCGTGATCGGCACATTCTCGTATGGCTTCGTGGATCAAATCACGGGGAGCATGCGCTATAGCGCCCTGGCGTTGGGCGTGTACTTCCTTATCGGTTTCTTTATTTTATCGACCGTGCGGGCGAAAGAGATCCAGGCGGCGCAGGTCCGTTAGTAGCGCAGGTGCTTCACGGTCATGCCGTTGTTGATCAATTGCTTCAACGAGTCGATGCCGATCTTGAGGTGCAGCTCTACAAACGTTTTGGTCACCACCGAATCGCTGGCTTCGGTCTTCACGCCCTCGGGTACCATGGGTTGATCGGAAATGAGCAATAGGGCTCCCGTTGGAATTTTATTGGAGAATGCCGTGGAGAAGATCGTCGCCGTTTCCATGTCGATGGCCAGCGCGCGGATCTTGCGCAGGTAGCTTTTGAATTCTTCGTCCCATTCCCACACGCGCCGGTTGGTGGTGTAGACGGTGCCGGTCCAGTAATCTTGTTTGTGATCGCGGATGGTAGTGGAGATGGCTTTCTGCAAAGCAAACGCGGGCAAGGCCGGCACTTCGGGAGGGAAGTAGTCGTTGGAGGTTCCTTCGCCGCGGATGGCCGCGATGGGGAGCACGAGGTCGCCGATGTCGTTCTTTTTCAATCCGCCACATTTTCCGAGGAACAAGGCGGCTTTGGGTTTGATGGCGCTGAGGCAGTCCATAATGGTGGCGGCGTTGGGGCTGCCCATGCCGAAGTTGATGATGGTGATGCCCTCGGCGGTGGCGCTGCGCATGGCACGATCGTGGCCGTTCACCGGCACGTTGTGCCAGGCGGCAAACATGGTTACGTAGTTGTCAAAGTTGGTCAGCAGGATGTATTCGCCGAAATGGCTCAGCGGCTGCCCGGTGTAGCGCGGCAGCCAGTTTTCAACAATATCTTGTTTCGTCTTCATGGCCTAAAGTACTAAATCGGTAGAAATATTTGCAGGCGGTATCTAACGGTAAACAAAAAATAATCCGCGCGCGTTTGCGGGCCGGTGACGAGGGTGGAGAAAATTTGGTTTATTTGTGTGCATGGTCAAGCTCAACCTTCCCGATTTTGAATATGTCCTAAAAAAAGAGGAGGGCAAGCTTTTGATCCTCGACAGCATCCGCAAAAAATATCTGGTGCTGACACCGGAGGAATGGGTGCGGCAACATTTCGTGAACTACCTCATCCAAACCCTGCAATACCCGCGGTCGCTCATCCGGATCGAAGGCGGACTTCAATTCAACCGGCTGCAAAAACGTTCCGACATCGTGGTCTTCGATCGGGAGGGCAAACCTTGGATGGTCATCGAATGCAAGGCTCCCGACCTGGCCATGAGCCAGCAAACCCTGCGGCAAGCGTCGGTCTACAACCACTCGCTCAAAGCCAAATACCTCGTCATCACCAACGGCCTCCAACACATCTGCTGCGCCACCGACTGGGACGCCAACACGACGGCGGTACTGGAAGAAATGCCAGCCTATAACGGCTGACCATACCCCCAAAAAAACTGAGGGCGTCCTTCTTTGCTTGACCGAAGCGTCAGCGAAGGAGGACGCCCTCTGAAGCTTTC carries:
- a CDS encoding DUF763 domain-containing protein gives rise to the protein MPKLHFNNVRSADLPLHYGQVPPWLAQRMSLLGGAIVESIVLEYGKGAVLSRLSDPFWFQAFGCVLGMDWHSSGITTSVMGALKRAVNPKFKDLGIYICGGKGRHSRQTPLELMQLSDKTGLDGDALVRSSKLTAKVDNTAIQDGFQLYLHTFVVSDTGEWTVVQQGMNDANGMARRYHWHSEKVKSFVENPHTFIYGKNQGEILNMTDVEAARAKASMLEIVKEKPSVMLPEIQRIVMPSHHDVRAKDVNLKRLGSVLNLAQDRSLLDFESLLLLEGVGPRTIQSLALVSEVIYGAPSRFTDPARFSFAHGGKDGHPFPVPTKVYDETINILKTSVEKAKIGDADKQAAIKSLTVVAQRMEQDFEPDPGAFDKVIAQERAESYKHGGRTVFGKAKPPADKDQLKLF
- a CDS encoding MFS transporter — protein: MTAPTQTLALNNPKIIRAWYMYDWANSVYSLVIATAIFPIYYKAVAVDGNGSDMVNFLGFTIQNSVLYSYALSFSFLVVAAMLPLLSGAADYIGNKKIFMKCFVWLGSMGCIGLFFFDDITMLGWGIFCSIVASIGYSGSLVFYDAFLPEIVTEDRYDVTSARGYSMGYYGGVLLMVICLVLIMNAQAFGLGATPGEASTLATKISFILVGLWWIGFSQIPFRVLPDNPFNKKPTGNIWTNGYKEIRSVWRSLEYQPQLKRYLFAFFFYNMGVQAVMYLATLFGTDVLHLKDQSLIAIVVIIQIVGAMGAYLFARLSRRLGNRLSLLVMIVIWIGVCISAYLITTEYQFYGLAFVVGMVMGGIQSLSRATYSKLIPQNTTDHASYFSFYDVTYNVSIVIGTFSYGFVDQITGSMRYSALALGVYFLIGFFILSTVRAKEIQAAQVR
- a CDS encoding type I restriction enzyme HsdR N-terminal domain-containing protein, which encodes MVKLNLPDFEYVLKKEEGKLLILDSIRKKYLVLTPEEWVRQHFVNYLIQTLQYPRSLIRIEGGLQFNRLQKRSDIVVFDREGKPWMVIECKAPDLAMSQQTLRQASVYNHSLKAKYLVITNGLQHICCATDWDANTTAVLEEMPAYNG
- a CDS encoding alpha-ketoglutarate-dependent dioxygenase AlkB family protein, with amino-acid sequence MDQLNMFGESGISTGLPDDLVAYTPQLFTNTESAHYLQKFIATIPWEQRTVVMYGKPVITPRLTAWFGDSGKNYAYTGTRFQPHPWTPELLAIKERIEPLAHIRFNSVLLNYYRDGNDSVAWHSDNETELGKQPIIASVSFGQVRKFDIRHKKDHDRKYAIRLENGSMLLMKGDLQQHWEHRIAKSTTPLKPRINLTFRIIV
- a CDS encoding STN domain-containing protein is translated as MVIWISADVRGQAVDDILTKGISLSYQDKRFHDVVEDLERVTGLHFIYSSDKIEVNGRVTLSAHRHSLDEVLAQLGKQMNLAFKVQGKYVVIKTLPPAPVISKSIVPATPARVSEPVEDLQYTTSLIANPSFDTRDFSAATLSYPQVKKDLQTLQVYFDSDLLQKIPPQYIRRIGQRQRLGWFASGGFMMNDYSIGAVFQAGMRSLYFVMGSSWMTDSRYHGSYGLGSSIKIARNFSVNPALTFSPMKETNKHTTNFYGHKVDENVQLKAGHWQMKWMVQYALGRHINLNFGPTINRLHTSFTTKDVSLSRYTQVAGFVGDPQGFSAYGREPATQPMVTTVIVVDSHQKQYQTLQYWVGWEASVSYRINFSGRR
- a CDS encoding RNA polymerase sigma-70 factor — protein: MVLRYKGMVTLPEEDMIRAIRDGDKVAFQQVFYACYDGLCQYACTMLKDMDEAEDVVQAMFVKVWEKRESLGIQTSMRSYLFRSVYHQCLNQLEHRAIKWKHQEQGAYDKLGEVQQPEVFPEELEERIKAAIGELPEQCRIIFMMSRYEEMKYAEIAARMNLSVNTIENQVSKALKILRGRLKDNFV
- a CDS encoding AMP nucleosidase, whose amino-acid sequence is MKTKQDIVENWLPRYTGQPLSHFGEYILLTNFDNYVTMFAAWHNVPVNGHDRAMRSATAEGITIINFGMGSPNAATIMDCLSAIKPKAALFLGKCGGLKKNDIGDLVLPIAAIRGEGTSNDYFPPEVPALPAFALQKAISTTIRDHKQDYWTGTVYTTNRRVWEWDEEFKSYLRKIRALAIDMETATIFSTAFSNKIPTGALLLISDQPMVPEGVKTEASDSVVTKTFVELHLKIGIDSLKQLINNGMTVKHLRY
- a CDS encoding FecR family protein; the protein is MKENESAITDELIVRYLAGEASPEEAMAVQDALTDLKFQSRFAALQSTWAATHPGKTTHQVYAAEAWLAIEDRLTRRPLQKVKTSPEEKKSRALRFSHRAFRIAASLLLLAIAGVVLYNMLTSPDEALTYVTTQGKVQHVDLPDQSVATVFRNSKLSYAADFNSHHREVSLLEGEVFFNVTHDRKHPFIIHTAVADIKVIGTAFNVTLNGDAVEVSVKEGKVQVYTKTDSTFLEAGVTGVAQKAGLIQTQDSVNSNAWGYATHRFVFKDTPLREVIRDLEKAYPYTINVSDQAINNCRLTATFENDSAENLLNLMAESLNLSVTSSGGVYTLEGEGCP